The Streptomyces sp. GSL17-111 region CCCGGCTACGCGGCGATGGAGCGGGCCGGCATCGCCGTCACCGCCCGTACCCTGTTCGCCTGGCTCGCCGAGGAGCGCCTCCCCAACGCCGCCAACCGGCTGCGTCTCGACGCCGCCTACTGGGACCTGCGCCGCCACAACGTCGCCCCCGACCTCAAACGCCGCCTGGCCTCCCGGGGCGGCACCCGCGTCGAGATCGACCCGGTCGATCAGAGGGAGGTCGCCCTGCGGCACCGCCGGGACGTCCAGCCGCGCCGGATCACCGTCCGGCCCCGGCTGTGGAACGCCGCCGTCGACGCCTGGCTGATCGAGGACACGGCCACCCTCGACGCCGTCTGGGACGAGGTCATTCACGAGCTCGGCAGCGAGTACGACGCCTATGCCTACGTCTCCTCCGTCGGCTGGAACGCCTGAGGCCCCCCGCACCGCCGCGCGCCCGTGTGCGGCAGCGACCGTGCCGCCTGCCGCACCGCCGCGACGAGGGGATCGTCGCGGTGTCGGGCCGCCCACGCGAGGGCCGAGGTGCACGGAGGAAGCCCCTCGACGTCCACGTACGCCACTCCCGGACGCTGGAAGAACTCACGGGCCGCGGCGGGCAGGAACGCCATGGCCTCTCCCTGCGCCACCGTGTGCAGCAGGGCCTCCATGTCCGCGGCCACCGGGCCGTACCGCACGCCACTGCCGTCCGGACGCGGATCCACGGCCCAGAAGTCCCACCACACCCGCGAGACCCGTGGCGGTACGTCCACCACCGGGTAGGCCCTGAGCGCCTTCAGGGGGAGGCGGGGGAGGGCGGCCAGGGGGTCGTCGCCGGGTAGGCAGGCCACCCGCGGTTCGGTCGCCAGGTGATGGACCTCGATGCCGTCCGGCACCGGCGGACGCAGAAAGGCGACATCGGCCTCCTGCCGGTGCAGAGCCTCCAGTTGGTCGGTGAAGTTCAGACCGAGGATCTGTGTCTCCAGGTGGGGATGGCGGCGGTGCAGTGCCCGCAGAACGGGACGCGTGTGCGGCATCGCCGCCTCCGCGCCGATGGTGCCGACCCTCAGCCGGCCGCGGAGGTGACGCCCCCGCGCGTCCGCGGTCCGGCGCACCCGCGCCATCGCCGTGAGGGCCGCCTCGACGTCGGGCAGGAGCGCCCGCCCCGCCGCGGTGAGGTTCACCGCCCGACTGGAACGCTCGAAAAGAGCCACCCCGAGACGTTTCTCGAGGTGGCGGATCTGCTGGCTCAAGGCGGACTGCGTCATGAACAACCGCGCCGCGGCCCGGCCGAAATGAAGCTCTTCGCTCAGCGTCCGAAACAACCGTAGTTGGTGAATGCTCGGTTCCGGTAAATCCGTCATGCGTGAACCGGCGAGCCTTTCTGTCGGTGTGCCTGCGATGATGGAGAAGAGTTTATCAAGTGCGCTGTATTTCCTCATCGTCGAGCGCCTGACGCCCCTCGGCGTCCCGTGCGAACCTCCTGGTGGAAAGCACGTTCGCGCCTATCCGTCTCAGGAGGAATCATGCGTCGTCCGCACAGAATCGGCGTCTCTCTCGCGGCGGTCACCTCGCTGCTCGGGGTCGGCCTCGTCACCTCGTCCACCGCTCAGGCCGCACCCGTCTCCGCCCAGGACTACGCGGGATGCACGACCGGGTACGTCTGCATCTACCCGGACGACAGCTGGAACAACAGCGACCCGGAGCACACGTACTACACCTACGGTGTGCACCCCCTGTACAACGAGTACGACTTCCACCGGGTGTTCAACAATCAGTACGGAGGCGCCACGGCCCGGCTGTGCGTCAACAGCAACGGAACCGA contains the following coding sequences:
- a CDS encoding transcriptional regulator gives rise to the protein MAGRWRDFGHYRARGVPGSDALAAGIERMVTGVSSPPDSERGVAARLRYLTASAPGYAAMERAGIAVTARTLFAWLAEERLPNAANRLRLDAAYWDLRRHNVAPDLKRRLASRGGTRVEIDPVDQREVALRHRRDVQPRRITVRPRLWNAAVDAWLIEDTATLDAVWDEVIHELGSEYDAYAYVSSVGWNA
- a CDS encoding LysR family transcriptional regulator; amino-acid sequence: MTDLPEPSIHQLRLFRTLSEELHFGRAAARLFMTQSALSQQIRHLEKRLGVALFERSSRAVNLTAAGRALLPDVEAALTAMARVRRTADARGRHLRGRLRVGTIGAEAAMPHTRPVLRALHRRHPHLETQILGLNFTDQLEALHRQEADVAFLRPPVPDGIEVHHLATEPRVACLPGDDPLAALPRLPLKALRAYPVVDVPPRVSRVWWDFWAVDPRPDGSGVRYGPVAADMEALLHTVAQGEAMAFLPAAAREFFQRPGVAYVDVEGLPPCTSALAWAARHRDDPLVAAVRQAARSLPHTGARRCGGPQAFQPTEET